The Azospirillum thermophilum genome contains the following window.
AGCCGATCTGGCCGGCCACGAAGACCATCCGGCCGCTGGCGGCGACGCCGTTGGCGTAGCCGACCGGCTTCACCCAGTCGTCAGGCTGAAGGATCGTGTGCATGGGGGCTCTCCAGATAGGCCGCGAAGGCGGACCGGACGTCCTCCGGCCAGGGCTGTGATTTGTGGGTGTCGAGCGAGGTGCAGACCACCGTCTGCGCCGCCCGGAAGCGGAGCTGCCCGTCCGAGCGCACCTCGTGCCGGAGGTCGAGGGAGGCGCCGCCGATCCGCACCACCGTCAGGCTGCAGGTCAGCGGGTCGCCCAGGAAGGACGGGGCGAGGAACTCGGTCGTCATGACGGCGGTCGGCAGGCCGAGCCGCCGCTCGGGAATGGTGGTCCGCCACGGGAAGCCCATCGCCGTCCACCAGTCCTCCACCACGCCGTTCATCAGGTCGAAACAGCGCGGGAAGTAGACGATCCCGGCCGGGTCGCAGTCCGAGAAGCGGACGGCCCGCTGGGTCACGAATGCCGGCATGGGTCAGGCTCCCTTCAGCAGCTCGCGGGCGACGATCAGCTTCTGCACCTCGGTGGCGCCCTCGTAGATGCGCAGCGCGCGGATCTCGCGGTAGAGCCGCTCGACGATCTCGCCGCAGCGCACGCCGCGCCCGCCGAACATCTGCACCGCGCGGTCGATCACGGTCTGCGCCGTCTCGGTCGCCGTCATCTTGGCCATCGCCGCCTCCTTGGTGGTCGGCTGGCGCTGCACGTCGCGCCGCCACGCCGCCCGGTAGGTCAGCAGCGCCGCCGCGTCGATCCCCGTCGCCATGTCGCCCAGCGCCGCCTGGGTCAGCTGCAGGTCGGCGAGCGTGGCGCCGAACATCGGCCGGGACTTGGCATGGGCCGCCGCCTCGTCCAGCGCGCGGCGGGCGAAGCCCAGCGCCGCGGCGGCGACCGACGCGCGGAAGATGTCGAGCGTCCGCATGGCGATCTTGAAGCCCTCGCCCGGCACGCCCAGCCGGCGCGCCGCCGGAATGCGGCAGTTCTCGAAGCGGATGGTCGCCAGCGGGTGCGGCGCCATCACGTCGATCCGCTCGGCGATGGAGAAGCCCGGATCGTCGGCGAGGACGACGAAGGCGGAGATGCCGCGGGTTCCCGGCGCCTCGCCGGTGCGGGCGAAGACGGTGTAGACGTCGGCGATGCCGCCGTTGGAGATCCAGGTCTTCTCGCCGTCCAGCACGTAGGAGTCGCCGGAGGCCCGCGCCGCGCAGGACATCGCCGCGACGTCCGATCCGGCCTCCGTCTCCGACAGGGCGAAGGCGGCGAGCCACTCGCCGGCGCGCACCCGGGGCAGCACGGCCGCCTTCAGCTCCGGCGAGGCGGACAGGCCGATGGCCCCGGTGCCCAGCCCCTGCATGGCGAAGGCGAAGTCGGCGATGCCGTCGTGCCACGCCAGCGTCTCGCGGGCGAGGCAGACCATGCGGGAGTCGATGGGCGGTGCATCGGCCGCGGCGCCGGCGACGCAGGCCTCCAGCAGCCCGGCCTCGCCGAGCGCCCGCACCAGGCGCCGGCAGGCGCCGTCCACGTCGCCATGGTCGATCCCCGCCATGGCGGGAGAGGCGGCGAAGGCGTCCAGCCGCCCGGCATAGCCGTGATGGCCGGCGGCGAAGAAGGGCCAGTGCAGATGCTCGCGCGTCGGCCCGGCGAGGGGGGTGGGACCGTGCATCGCCTCAATCCCCCTTGAACTGCGGCTTCGCCTTGGCGGCGAAGGCCTCGAAGGCGCGCTGGAAATCCCTGGTCGCCATGCAGATCGCCTGGGCCTGCGCCTCGGATTCGATCAGCTCCTCCAGCCCCATCGCCCATTCCTGGTTCAGCATGGTCTTGGTCATGCCATGGGCGAACCACGGCCCGTCGGCGAGCGAGCGGGCGAGCGCCGTCGCCTCCTCCTCCAGGCTGTCCGCCGCGACGAGGCGGTTGTAGAAGCCCCAGGACTGCCCCTCCTCGGCGCTCATGGCGCGGCCGGTGAACAGCAGCTCGGCGGCGCGGCCCTGGCCGATGATGCGCGGCAGGATCCCGCAGGCGCCCATGTCGGCACCGGCCAGCCCGACGCGGGTGAAGAGGAAGGCGGTCTTGGCGGCCGGCGTGGCGAGGCGGAGATCGGACGCCATGGCGAGGATGGCCCCGGCCCCGGCGCAGACGCCGTCCACCGCCGCGACGACCGGCTGCGGGCAGCGGCGCATCGCCTTGACCACGTCGCCGGTCATGCGGGTGAAGGCCAGCAGCTCCGGCATCGCCATCTTGGTCAGCGGCTCGATGATCTCGAACACGTCGCCGCCGGAGCAGAAGTTGCCGCCCTCGCCGGTCAGCACGACGGCGCGGACGTCCGACGCATGGGTCAGGTCGCGGAACAGGTCGCGCAGCTCCGCGTAGCTGTCGAAGGTCAGCGGATTCTTGCGGTCCGGCCGGTTCAGCCGGATGGTCGCGACGCGCCCGTCCCCGCTCGCCTCATAGCGGAAATGCCGGGCCTGATAGTCCTTGAACGGCCGCTTGTTCATGCCGCGAGTCCTCCTGGTTCTTCTTGTCAGCCCGCCAGCACTTCGCCGCCGGCGACCG
Protein-coding sequences here:
- a CDS encoding acyl-CoA dehydrogenase family protein, producing the protein MHGPTPLAGPTREHLHWPFFAAGHHGYAGRLDAFAASPAMAGIDHGDVDGACRRLVRALGEAGLLEACVAGAAADAPPIDSRMVCLARETLAWHDGIADFAFAMQGLGTGAIGLSASPELKAAVLPRVRAGEWLAAFALSETEAGSDVAAMSCAARASGDSYVLDGEKTWISNGGIADVYTVFARTGEAPGTRGISAFVVLADDPGFSIAERIDVMAPHPLATIRFENCRIPAARRLGVPGEGFKIAMRTLDIFRASVAAAALGFARRALDEAAAHAKSRPMFGATLADLQLTQAALGDMATGIDAAALLTYRAAWRRDVQRQPTTKEAAMAKMTATETAQTVIDRAVQMFGGRGVRCGEIVERLYREIRALRIYEGATEVQKLIVARELLKGA
- a CDS encoding enoyl-CoA hydratase family protein, whose protein sequence is MNKRPFKDYQARHFRYEASGDGRVATIRLNRPDRKNPLTFDSYAELRDLFRDLTHASDVRAVVLTGEGGNFCSGGDVFEIIEPLTKMAMPELLAFTRMTGDVVKAMRRCPQPVVAAVDGVCAGAGAILAMASDLRLATPAAKTAFLFTRVGLAGADMGACGILPRIIGQGRAAELLFTGRAMSAEEGQSWGFYNRLVAADSLEEEATALARSLADGPWFAHGMTKTMLNQEWAMGLEELIESEAQAQAICMATRDFQRAFEAFAAKAKPQFKGD
- a CDS encoding acyl-CoA thioesterase, which gives rise to MPAFVTQRAVRFSDCDPAGIVYFPRCFDLMNGVVEDWWTAMGFPWRTTIPERRLGLPTAVMTTEFLAPSFLGDPLTCSLTVVRIGGASLDLRHEVRSDGQLRFRAAQTVVCTSLDTHKSQPWPEDVRSAFAAYLESPHAHDPSA